In Acidobacteriota bacterium, the DNA window AATCCGGACTCGGATGGAGGTAAATCGGTGACGGTGGCAACCGGGACCTTTCCGCTCCCGGACCTGAGCGGTCTCAGCCTCCGGGAAGCACTCCGCAAGGCCGGCAGTCTCTCTCTGAGGTTGAGAGTGACCGGCAGTGGCGTGGTCGTGGCCCAGCATCCCAAACCCGGGACTCCGGTTTTCCCCGAATCCATGTGTCAGGTCCATTTGGACGGCACGGAAAGCTCCACCTATGAGACTCAGCAACTTGCTCTCGGCCGAAGGAGTCAGAGCGTTCGTGAGAGCCGTCGCTGAGGCGGGCGACCCGGAGATCGAGTCCCTCGCTTACGACTCCCGGCAAGCGGAAACCGGAAGCCTTTTTTTCGCCATCCAAGGGTTCGAAAGCGACGGACATCTCTACCTGGATCAGGCAGTGAAACGGGGCGCGGTTGCCGTAGCCTCCCAACGGCCCGCTCCGGACGATTGCGGCTTTGCCTGGATCCAGGTGTCCCGTATCCGGCGCTTCATGGCCAGCGTCTCCGATCGTTTCTTCGGACAGCCTTCGGCCAGGCTGAGGCTGGTGGGCATTACCGGGACCAACGGGAAGACCACGACCGCGTTCCTGGTGCACTCCATCATGAGCCAAGGGGAACCTTCTCTCGTTATGGGCACCCTGGGAGCCCGTCTCGACGGCAGGAATTGGGCCTCGGAGCGAACCACGCCGGAATCCGTGGACATCCAATCCATTCTGAACCAGGCAGTCGAATCCGGCTGCGGCCGGGGCGTGATGGAGGTCTCCTCCCATTCCCTCGCCCTGGACCGGGTCTACGGCTGCCGCTTTCCGGTGGCCGTCTTCACGAATCTGACCCGGGACCACCTGGACTTTCATCACACTCGGGAGAACTACCTCCAGAGCAAGCGCCTCCTGTTCCGGTCCGATTACAACCCCGGTCTGGCCTGGTCGGTGATCAATCACGACGACCCGGCGAGCCGCCGGCTCGATCCGGAAGGCGAGGCCGTGACCTTCGGCATGACACCGGAAGCGCAGGTCCGCCCGATCACGCGGAAGACCACGGTTGACGGGACGCGGGTGGAGCTCGAGTGCCGGGGTCGCCGCCTGGCCTTGAGCAGTCCCCTGGTGGGAAACCACAACCTCTACAACATCATGGCGGCGGTGGCGGCCTGCCATGCATTGGGGATCGGAGACCGGCAGATCTGCGCGGGCATCTCCGGACTCGACCGCGTCCCCGGCCGTTTCGAGAAGGTCGACGTGGACCGGGACTACACGGTGGTCGTGGACTACGCTCATACGCCGGACGCGCTGGAGAACGTGTTGCGCCTGGCCCGGGGCTTGACCTCGAACCGGGTGCTCTGCGTTTTCGGCTGCGGTGGAGACCGGGACGCGTCCAAGCGGCCGCGGATGGGCGAAATCGCCACCCGCCGGTCCGACTGGACCATTTTGACCACGGACAACCCGCGGAGCGAGGATCCGGAGGCCATCCTCCAGCAGATCAGGGCAGGAATCCCTGCCGAACGGGACAACTTCGAAACCATCGCCGATCGAAGGGAGGCCATCGGCCGCGTCGTGAAGCTGGCCGGGACCGGAGACATGGTCCTGGTGGCGGGCAAGGGACAGGAAACCTATCAGGAAATCCAGGGGACTCGAATCCCCTTCGACGATCGGGAAGTGGTGAGGGATTCGGTGTGTTTGGACTAGATTTCCGGCAAGCGGCCCAGGTCATGGGCGCCCGAACCTGGGGCCGGGATCTGGGTCGGCAGGCGCGTCGGCCTCTGCCCCGGGTCGTCATCGACAGCCGGCAGGTGAAGCCGGGCGATTGCTTCTTCGCCATCAAGGGGGATCGCCTGGACGGGCACGATTTCCTGGAGGCCGCCATGGAGCGCGGAGCGGCGGTGGGGGTTTGTTCCCGCACGCCGAACCTGGATGCCGGCGCCTATGAAGACCGGATCTTCCTCCGCGTCGCCGACACCACACTGGCGCTGCAGGAACTGGCTGCCGAACTCCGCAGACGGTGGGGCCGGAGTCTGGTGGGCGTGACCGGCAGCATGGGGAAGACCACGACCCGCACTTTCACCACCCGGCTGCTCGAATCCGGCCACCAGGTTCTTCAGTCTCCCGCCAACTTCAACAACGCCTTCGGAGTGCCCCTTTCCCTTCTCCTGTTGGAGGAACGGCA includes these proteins:
- a CDS encoding UDP-N-acetylmuramoyl-L-alanyl-D-glutamate--2,6-diaminopimelate ligase: MRAVAEAGDPEIESLAYDSRQAETGSLFFAIQGFESDGHLYLDQAVKRGAVAVASQRPAPDDCGFAWIQVSRIRRFMASVSDRFFGQPSARLRLVGITGTNGKTTTAFLVHSIMSQGEPSLVMGTLGARLDGRNWASERTTPESVDIQSILNQAVESGCGRGVMEVSSHSLALDRVYGCRFPVAVFTNLTRDHLDFHHTRENYLQSKRLLFRSDYNPGLAWSVINHDDPASRRLDPEGEAVTFGMTPEAQVRPITRKTTVDGTRVELECRGRRLALSSPLVGNHNLYNIMAAVAACHALGIGDRQICAGISGLDRVPGRFEKVDVDRDYTVVVDYAHTPDALENVLRLARGLTSNRVLCVFGCGGDRDASKRPRMGEIATRRSDWTILTTDNPRSEDPEAILQQIRAGIPAERDNFETIADRREAIGRVVKLAGTGDMVLVAGKGQETYQEIQGTRIPFDDREVVRDSVCLD